TTCATCCAACGGAGCAAGCCACCAAGATTCTTCTTGAATTTCTCGATCAAGCTGAAAAGCTCCCCAGCCTGAATAGCCAACACCAAGATGGTAAGTTTGTGGTCCACTACCACCAAGAATCGCCATGAGGATATCTTCTCCAGCACTCAGAGCTATTCTGGATGAAATTTCTGTGCTTGATTCACAAAGGTAATCTGACGTGTGCACTGCCCAGAATGATTCTGGTTGCACTGGACCACCAATTAACAAGGGCACTTCCAGATCGTTATGGTTTTGGAACTCCTCTTTCAGAATTTCTGTGACTTTTAGATCTGAAGGATGGTTCATCACTAGGCCAAAAGCACCTTCCTCATTGTAGTTGCAAAGTAAAATTGCTGTCTTGGAAAAATAAGAATCTTCTAAATTAGGTAGAGCCACCAAAATTCCAGGGGCCAATTCTGACTGCTTCATGGGATTATTTGTGCAAGGGTTCCAAAGTTTTCCAATTGGTAATGAAGGATTCATAATTTTTTGAAGGTCCCCAGAGCCTTTTTGTGATGTAAGAGAAAGATGGCGGATCTAGACTCCCATAAACTAGCGATAAACTACTTACGGCAAATTCGATACCAAAAACAAAAAAATGTGGCCTGTCAATCTATTCAAGATCAATGGCAGCAGATCCTGGCAGCTGGTGGACAACAAAATCTGATCGGTTTAGCTAAACTGCGACATAAGTGGAATACTGGTCTTGATCCCTTCCTTGCTAATCACACCTATCCTAGAAACATCTCATCAATTTATGATTATTCCCTGCAAGAGCTAGAATTTAAGGATTTCACGAATAATGATCTTCAAAAGGCTTATCAAAAACTACCTAACAACAGCTTTCGAAAAAAGTTGGATTTGGTTGCTGCAGTTAGAAAGCAATTACGCCGGAACTTTGAGGAAGACGAACTCGAATTTTTGGAAGAAAGCATTCAGTCAAAATGGGTTGGTAGGTGTTTAAACCTAATCGTTTATGACGCCTCACTTCAACAAGCTTTTCGACTAGAACAGGAAACATACATCAAATTATTTCAGCGGCTTCTTCCGAAATGGGATTTGGTAGAGATTCGTTGTCAAATCAGTGATCCCCAGTCATTCAGGAGGGATGAAGAAAATTTAAAACAATTAAAGGAGAACTGGAGTTCCCTTGAAAGCAATTTTTCACAAATTTTCTCTCCTGGGTTTATCCATCGACCAGAAAAAAATTGGGCCATTCTCTTCTGTTACGGTAGTCAGGAAGCACCGGCTGATTGGGAGCAGGTAAAGGATGAACTATGGTTAGAATTACAGCAAAAATTCCCAGCCATCTTGGTTTCATTGACAACAATCGGATTGCTTAGGCAAAAGCCCTCGAAAAACCTGTTGGCACTGAAAGAATCTCTTGGCCAATTCGATGAGTTGATAAAAGTGAAATTATCACCACAACTATCAAAATCTATGAGTACCCAAGAATGTAACTCCTCTGCGATATCGATCCTTCAAAAACTTCATCAAAAATCACTTCTCAAAGTTTCTGAATAATCCCCCCACT
The sequence above is drawn from the SAR324 cluster bacterium genome and encodes:
- a CDS encoding YqgE/AlgH family protein, which translates into the protein MKQSELAPGILVALPNLEDSYFSKTAILLCNYNEEGAFGLVMNHPSDLKVTEILKEEFQNHNDLEVPLLIGGPVQPESFWAVHTSDYLCESSTEISSRIALSAGEDILMAILGGSGPQTYHLGVGYSGWGAFQLDREIQEESWWLAPLDEALIMDMEYDHRWECILDNLGISTCTALFTKSGHV